Proteins encoded in a region of the Sander lucioperca isolate FBNREF2018 chromosome 18, SLUC_FBN_1.2, whole genome shotgun sequence genome:
- the rdh12 gene encoding retinol dehydrogenase 12: MVLLIIVAGLGVVTLLVILFAPHIRKYAAGGVCMSPARLDGKTVLITGANTGIGKETAQDLAMRGARVIMACRDVDKGEEAAASIRAAYPEAKVEVHELDLADTCSIRAFAQKFLREVNQLHILINNAGVMMCPYTKTIDGFEMHIGVNHLGHFLLTSLLIGLLKRSAPARIVVVSSLAHNFGWIRFHDLHSQGSYNSGLAYCQSKLANVLFAREFARRLKGTNVTVNSVHPGTVNSDLTRHSTLMTIFFTVFSTFLKTPREGAQTSIYCAVAEELHSISGKHFSDCAPAFVAPQGRNEETARRLWDVSCELLGIEWD, from the exons ATGGTGCTTTTAATAATTGTCGCGGGCCTCGGAGTGGTGACGTTACTGGTGATTTTATTTGCACCACATATAAG AAAATATGCAGCAGGAGGAGTGTGCATGTCCCCAGCTAGACTGGATGGGAAGACAGTCCTCATCACTGGGGCCAACACAGGGATCGGGAAGGAGACTGCCCAGGACCTGGCAATGCGAG GGGCTCGGGTGATCATGGCATGCCGAGATGTGGACAAAGGAGAGGAGGCTGCGGCCAGTATACGAGCTGCGTATCCTGAAGCAAAAGTGGAGGTTCACGAGCTCGACCTGGCAGACACCTGTTCTATACGAGCCTTTGCACAGAAATTCCTGAGAG AGGTCAACCAACTTCATATCCTCATCAACAACGCCGGGGTGATGATGTGCCCCTACACAAAAACAATTGACGGCTTTGAGATGCATATCGGAGTCAATCACCTGG GGCACTTCCTGTTGACGTCGCTGTTGATCGGGCTGCTGAAGCGCAGTGCGCCGGCCCGGATCGTGGTGGTCTCGTCTCTGGCTCACAACTTCGGCTGGATTCGTTTCCATGACCTTCACAGCCAGGGAAGCTACAACAGTGGATTGGCATACTGCCAGAGTAAACTGGCCAATGTGCTCTTTGCCAGAGAATTTGCGCGTAGACTCAAag GTACCAATGTGACCGTGAACTCGGTCCACCCCGGGACGGTGAACTCTGACCTGACCAGACACTCAACTCTCATGACGATATTTTTCACCGTCTTCTCCACGTTCCTAAAAACCCCGCGGGAAGGAGCACAGACCAGCATCTACTGTGCTGTGGCAGAGGAACTGCACTCAATCTCTGGGAAACACTTCAG TGACTGCGCCCCTGCCTTTGTAGCCCCACAGGGACGAAATGAGGAGACCGCGAGGAGACTGTGGGACGTCAGCTGTGAGCTTCTTGGTATCGAGTGGGACTGA
- the vti1b gene encoding vesicle transport through interaction with t-SNAREs homolog 1B has protein sequence MSSEEFEKLHEIYKSLYEELKLMPETALKSHGEERKRLVRTFDERQGEAEEVLQGMEEELRAAPSSYRNAMSTKLRMYRRDLGKLQRDMKNSPPGFSSSSQTVEGSHRAIYSSQNQQSTHQQSQRALLLQGTDALNNATQSIERSQRIAAETDQIGTDIIEELGEQREQLDRTRNRLVNTGENLSRSRKILRAMSRRLMTNKLLLAVIILMELAILGAVVYLKFFRKQS, from the exons ATGTCGTCGGAGGAATTCGAGAAGTTGCACGAAATCTATAAATCGCTGTACGAGGAGCTCAAGCTAATGCCAGAGACAGCTCTGAAAAGCCACGGAG AGGAAAGGAAGAGGTTGGTGAGGACCTTCGATGAGAGGCAGGGGGAGGCTGAGGAAGTG TTACAAGGAATGGAAGAAGAGCTACGTGCTGCCCCTTCCTCTTATAGAAATGCAATGAGTACAAAGCTGCGCATGTATCGCAGGGATCTGGGCAAGCTGCAGAGGGACATGAAAAACTCTCCTCCTGGTTTTAGTTCTTCTTCCCAGACAGTGGAAGGAAGTCATCGTGCCATCTATTCATCACAAAACCAacagagt ACACACCAGCAGTCCCAGAGAGCTTTGCTACTCCAGGGCACAGACGCTTTGAACAATGCCACCCAGAGTATTGAACGAAGTCAGCGCATTGCCGCAGAGACGGATCAGATCGGCACAGATATCATCGAGGAGCTAGGAGAGCAGAGGGAACAGTTGGACCGCACCAGAAACAGA ttgGTGAATACTGGAGAGAACCTCAGTCGAAGTAGAAAAATTCTCCGTGCCATGTCACGGCG GCTCATGACGAACAAGTTGCTGTTAGCTGTCATCATTTTAATGGAGTTGGCCATTCTAGGTGCTGTGGTTTATCTAAAGTTCTTCCGAAAACAGTCTTAA